A DNA window from Ctenopharyngodon idella isolate HZGC_01 chromosome 8, HZGC01, whole genome shotgun sequence contains the following coding sequences:
- the LOC127517615 gene encoding eukaryotic translation initiation factor 2 subunit 2-like isoform X1: MSEDEILFDPTTTKKKKKKKKPFMLDEDGDGLGEEAQQVEQREVEPEAGEEREMDPEDDDVKTKEPLDDLDDLNFFNQKKKKKKQKKVFDNDIEEGVKELKIEGDQQEIMEEDDLGLMLPAKKKKSKKVEFVEERDTVETDDVIEDDKSTEGITFSSQSGPAWAGSERDYTYDELLSRVFNIMREKNPDMVAGEKRKFVMKPPQVVRVGTKKTSFVNFTDICKLLHRQPKHLLAFLLAELGTSGSIDGNNQLVIKGRFQQKQIENVLRRYIKEYVTCHTCRSPDTILQKDTRLYFLQCETCHSRCSVASIKTGFQAVTGKRAQLRAKAN, encoded by the exons ATGTCAGAAGACGAG ATTTTATTCGACCCCACCAcaacaaagaagaaaaagaagaagaagaagcccTTCATGCTCGACGAAGATGGAGATGGGCTTGGAGAGGAGGCCCAACAGGTTGAACAGAGAGAAGTTGAGCCTGAAGCAGGAGAAGAGCGAGAAATGGACCCTGAAGATGATGACGTCAAGACAAAGG AGCCTTTGGATGATTTAGATGATCTGAACTTCTTTAatcagaaaaagaagaaaaagaaacaaaagaagGTGTTTGATAATGACATTGAAGAAGGCGTGAAG GAGCTGAAAATTGAGGGAGACCAGCAGGAAATAATGGAGGAAGATGATTTGGGCTTGATGCTTCCAGCtaaaaaaaagaagtcaaaaAAAGTGGAATTTGTTGAGGAGAGAGACACTGTGGAAACAGATGATG TCATCGAGGATGATAAAAGCACAGAAGGTATCACATTCAGTTCACAATCTGGCCCAGCATGGGCAGGTTCAGAGAGAGATTACACTTATGATGAG TTGTTAAGCCGGGTGTTTAACATCATGAGGGAGAAAAACCCTGATATGGTTGCAGGGGAAAAGAGGAAGTTTGTGATGAAGCCGCCTCAGGTGGTCCGAGTTGGGACCAAGAAAACATCTTTTGTAAACTTCACTGACATCTGCAAACT gTTGCATCGACAGCCCAAACATCTTTTGGCATTCCTGTTAGCTGAGTTGGGAACAAG tggCTCCATAGATGGAAATAACCAACTTGTAATCAAAGGACGCTTTCAACAGAAACAAATAGAGAATGTCTTGAGAAGATATATAA AGGAATATGTGACTTGTCATACCTGCCGCTCACCGGATACAATTCTGCAGAAGGACACACGTCTCTACTTCTTGCAGTGTGAAACCTGTCACTCACGTTGCTCTGTAGCCAGCATCAAGACTGGCTTCCAGGCCGTCACTGGCAAAAGAGCCCAGCTTCGAGCAAAAGCAAACTAA
- the LOC127517615 gene encoding eukaryotic translation initiation factor 2 subunit 2-like isoform X2 — protein MLDEDGDGLGEEAQQVEQREVEPEAGEEREMDPEDDDVKTKEPLDDLDDLNFFNQKKKKKKQKKVFDNDIEEGVKELKIEGDQQEIMEEDDLGLMLPAKKKKSKKVEFVEERDTVETDDVIEDDKSTEGITFSSQSGPAWAGSERDYTYDELLSRVFNIMREKNPDMVAGEKRKFVMKPPQVVRVGTKKTSFVNFTDICKLLHRQPKHLLAFLLAELGTSGSIDGNNQLVIKGRFQQKQIENVLRRYIKEYVTCHTCRSPDTILQKDTRLYFLQCETCHSRCSVASIKTGFQAVTGKRAQLRAKAN, from the exons ATGCTCGACGAAGATGGAGATGGGCTTGGAGAGGAGGCCCAACAGGTTGAACAGAGAGAAGTTGAGCCTGAAGCAGGAGAAGAGCGAGAAATGGACCCTGAAGATGATGACGTCAAGACAAAGG AGCCTTTGGATGATTTAGATGATCTGAACTTCTTTAatcagaaaaagaagaaaaagaaacaaaagaagGTGTTTGATAATGACATTGAAGAAGGCGTGAAG GAGCTGAAAATTGAGGGAGACCAGCAGGAAATAATGGAGGAAGATGATTTGGGCTTGATGCTTCCAGCtaaaaaaaagaagtcaaaaAAAGTGGAATTTGTTGAGGAGAGAGACACTGTGGAAACAGATGATG TCATCGAGGATGATAAAAGCACAGAAGGTATCACATTCAGTTCACAATCTGGCCCAGCATGGGCAGGTTCAGAGAGAGATTACACTTATGATGAG TTGTTAAGCCGGGTGTTTAACATCATGAGGGAGAAAAACCCTGATATGGTTGCAGGGGAAAAGAGGAAGTTTGTGATGAAGCCGCCTCAGGTGGTCCGAGTTGGGACCAAGAAAACATCTTTTGTAAACTTCACTGACATCTGCAAACT gTTGCATCGACAGCCCAAACATCTTTTGGCATTCCTGTTAGCTGAGTTGGGAACAAG tggCTCCATAGATGGAAATAACCAACTTGTAATCAAAGGACGCTTTCAACAGAAACAAATAGAGAATGTCTTGAGAAGATATATAA AGGAATATGTGACTTGTCATACCTGCCGCTCACCGGATACAATTCTGCAGAAGGACACACGTCTCTACTTCTTGCAGTGTGAAACCTGTCACTCACGTTGCTCTGTAGCCAGCATCAAGACTGGCTTCCAGGCCGTCACTGGCAAAAGAGCCCAGCTTCGAGCAAAAGCAAACTAA